Genomic DNA from Thermotoga petrophila RKU-1:
GTAACCGATGAGGTGATAGACACCCGGAAACTCTGGAGAAAACACGGTGAGCTTTTCTCCAGTTGATGGAAGAAACCAGTTCACAAGAGGTGGTAGAATGAGGCTTTGGCCGAACTCAACAGAAGATTGGTACGATCTTTCCGCGAAAGAAACAGGAAGAGCTTCGAATGAGAGACTGGTGGATTGTCCTATAGAGTCCACCACTTCTACTTCGAGCCTCGTGGCTTCCGTGGTTTGGTACCACAATTTGCCTTCCCTTCCATTCCAGAGTGTGACAAAGGTGGAATCGTCAGTCACATTCAGAAAGACCACCGTTCCGATAAGAGGGTGCCACACCTTTGAGTATCTCACCTCAGGAGGCTCTGGGGTGACGTCTATGGTGCCTTCTATTCTCTTTGGAATCTCAAATTCCTTGAAAAAAAAGGAGAGATAATACTCGAGTTTCTCTTTTGTAATGGGCTCTTTAACAACGACCATGTTGTGTGAAAAGACTTCAACGGGGAACGCGTCGTAAACGAACGTGAGATCTGTGCTGTCGAGAAGCTCGGTGAAAACATCCTTGGGAATTCGGATATCCCCCACATCGACTCCGATCGTCACACCGTTGTTCAGGACAAGAGCCGTGCTGTCTGGAAGATCGAGAGTGATGCCTCGAACCTCTGGAGGAGTGTATATTGTTTCAAGAGAAGCTTTGAAGGGCTCCAGGTCGCGCGAAGTTGTAAAAGGAAAAGTTCTGTTCGTCAACGAAACAATGCCGGTGTTGTTGTAAGTGTTGAAGAGCACTTCCTTAGAAAACAGAAGAAGAGACGAAAGGATGAGAATCAGGAGAGAAATTCTTCTAACCATTCATCACTCCTCTCTTCTAAAAAATTCAAAACGCTGAGAAGATCATCTGGAAGGGGTGCTCTGAAATCCTTCTCCTCTTCAGTCCACGGATCGATGAACTTCATTCTGTAGCTGTGGAGGAACAGTCTTTTCAAACCGTATCTCTTTCGAAATTCCCTGTTGAAATGTCTGTCACCGTAGGTATCGTCTCCCACAACGGGAAAACCTATCTGTGAAAGGTGTCTTCTTATCTGGTGCTTTCTGCCTGTGTGTATTTTCACCCTGAGGAGTGAAACATCTCTCAGAGATTTCACTGAGACGATCTCAGAGATCGCTTCCTGTCCATCGAGAGGAATGGTGATTTTCATGTTGTTCTCAGGAGTTCCTCTCACGAGCGTAACGTATTCTTTCTCTATGTTTCTGTCCTTGAACAACTCTGTGAGAATCCTCGCGGCCTCTCTATCTTTGGCGACAACGAGAAGCCCGGAGGTGTCTTTGTCGAGTCTGTGAACGAGGAACGGTGAAAATCCCTTTTCCTGACCGTAGTGAAGGAGTCCTTCGATCAATGTCGCGACATGAACCCCTTTCCCAGGATGTATGGCTATGTTTGGCGGCTTGTTCAACACAAGATAGTGCTTGCCTTCGTAGAGTACATCGAGTTTCATGGGAACTGGAGTGAGATCCTTCTTCTCGGATCTCTTCGGAAGATTTTCCAGATTCACATACCGGAATTCCACCACATCTCCTTCTTCCAAATCGAAGGAAGGATCCTTCACACGTTTTCCGTTGACATACACTTTTCCCTTTCTGATGAGCTTGTATATCACCGAAAGGGGTACGTCTTTCAGCTGGTTCCTCAGAAATTTGTCCAGTCTTCTGTAGAAATTCTCCTTGGTGACTTCCACTCTCATGACTTTCATTTCTCCTGAATGATTTCGTTTTTCTCGTTGAGAACGATCGTTTTCGCTTTCACGGGTTTGTCACTGAAGGTGAAAGCCATGATGATCACTCTGTCACCCTCTTCACCGAGTCTTGCGGCCGCACCGTATAGGTTTATCTCACGGCTTCCCCTCTTTCCCTTTATAACGTATGTTACGAACCTCGCGGCGTTGTTGACGTTCACCACCAGTACGACCTCTCCCTCGCTGATGCCCGCTTTCTCCATCAGCTCTTCGTCTACTTCTATACTTCCTTCGTAGTAAACCTCTTTCCTCGTGATCTTAGCCATGTGAATTTTGGACTTCAGATATATGTTCAGCATCGTTTCACCCTCCCGAAAGATTTTATCATGTGAAGATATGTTATGATTTTACAGAAACACAGGAGGTGGGAATTATTTACAAGCGATTCGCCCGAGTTTTTCACGAAGGGCCGTACACATCGTTTTCAAGGAGAATAGCGAAAAATTTCACCAAAATTCTGGAAAACTTTCATGTTCGAGGAAAAAAAGTATTGGATGTGGCCTGTGGAGAAGGAACGTTTGCTGTGGAAATCGCTAAGCAGGGCTTTGAAGTGGTGGGGATAGACCTTTCACCTGAGATGCTGGAGTTTGCCAGAAAAAGGGCAAAAGAAGAAAGCGTACCTGTGGTTTTTTTGAAAAAAGACATGAGAGAACTCGATTTCCACGAAGAATTCGATATCGTCACCTGCTGGTTCGACAGTCTCAACTATCTTTTGGATTACAGCGATTTGAAAAAAACTTTTGAGAAAGTTCATGAAGCTTTGAAAGCAGGCGGAGCGTTGCTTTTCGACATGAACACCGTTTATGGGCTTTTGATGGCCAATCAGGAAGGCCCCGTGTACATTCAGCAGGATGGAAAGGACATCTTCGAGGTTCAAACCATAGAGTTCGAACTGGAGGAATCCATTGCCACCTTCTATGTGACCGTTTTCGAGAGAAAGCAAGGGAACCTGTGGGAGAGATTCGATGAGATACATAGAGAAAGAGGCTACAGAGTGAAAGAAATCGCGTATGCACTGAGTGACGCGGGGTTTGTGTTTTCTTTTTATGAAGATCTTCTCAGCAAGTCCCCTCTGACCAGCTACAGTAGAAGACTGTGGTGCGTTGCGAGGAAGGTGAGCGCAGGATGAGACACAGAGGCGGGAGAGGATTCCGGGGCTGGTGGCTTGCCAGTACCATTCTTTTACTCGTAGCGGAGAAGCCTTCTCACGGATACGAGCTCGCAGAGAGGCTCTCAGAGTTTGGTATTGAGATACCCGGAATCGGTCACATGGGCAACATTTACCGTGTACTCTCCGATCTTGAAGAGAGCGGGCTTCTCAGCACCGAGCGGGATACAACGGTCAGACCTCCCAGAAAGATCTACAGGATCACCCTGCAGGGGAAACTCTATCTCAAAGAGATATTGAGGTCTCTGGAGGATATGAAGAGAAGAATAGAAACACTCGAAGAAAGAATAAAGAGAGTGCTTCAGGAAGAATAGAGTTCTTTTTCTATACGGGCCAGTTCTCTTTTCACTTCTTCTGAATCTATGGTCGGGTACTCTCCATCGAAGTAGATCCATTTTCCAGCGACCATCGTGGCGAAAACTTCACCGCTGAAAGCGTGAACGAGGTGGTTTTTTATGTTCTGAACTGGAAACATTTCGGGGAGGTCGAGATCTATTACCACAAGATCGGCGTTCCAGCCTTCTTCAATCTTTCCACTTTTGAATCCCATCGCTTGTGCTCCATCGTACGTTGCCATTTTCAAACATGTGTTCACATCCAAATTGCGTGGATTCTGCGCTTTCTGAAGGAGACTCGCGAGTCTCATTTCGAAGAACAGATTCAGAGAGTTGTTGCTCGCCGCTCCATCCGTGCCGAGGGTAACTTTCATCCCGTGCTCTGCCATTCTCTGAACGGGTGCTATCCCGTTTCCGAGTTTCAGGTTGCTCGTGGGATTGTGAGAAACGAAAAATGGAATATCTTTCAAGACATCGAAATACCTCTCGGGAAGATGAACACAATGAGCCGCAATGGTCTTCACTTCTTTCAAGCCAATGTTCAAAATATCCTCTAGGTCGTAATTTTCTCTGGAAGTCTCATAAAGATGAATCGTTACGGGGGCGTTCAGAGACTTCGCAACGTCGAAAATTCTCTTCAGGTATTCTCTGGTACACAGATAAGGCGAGTGAGGACCGAATCCAACGAGGATCCTCTCTTCAAAACCGTTCCACTCGTTGTAGAGCTTCAAATTCTCTTCGAGGCGTCCGCCATCGTCTCCATTGCTGTCCACAAGTCCTCGTGTCAAAAGGGCTCTCATTCCAAAATCCCTGACCGCCTTCGCAATCCATTCTTCGTGGAAATACATATCGACAAAGCCGGCGATACCATGTCTTGCCATCTCCATTTGGGCGAGGATCGTTCCGTAGTATGCCATCTTCTCTGTCAATCTGTCTTCTATTGGAAGCACCTTAGAGAAGAGCCACTCTTCGAAACTGAGATCTTCCGCGACTCCTCTCAGAAGAGTCATCGGAGCGTGAGTGTGCGTGTTGAAAAGAGCCGGCATGACGAGTTTGCCGGAGAGATCCAGATCGACCTTCAGTTCTCCCTGGGTCACTCGTTTTATCATGCCATTTTCGATTTCTATGGCTCCACAAAAAGGTTCAGAAGAAAAATCCTTCAGTATCAGACAATTTCCTATAATCATTTCTCCCGCCCTTTCCACAAAGCGAGAAGAATTTCGAGAGAGTTGAGATCTCCCACTATCTCTCCCTTTTCATCGACAACCGGCATCTCCTGTATATTGTTGTCGATCATCAGCTTCAAGGCTTCTTCCAATGTTGTATCCATGTGAACGTACACGGGATCCAACATTATCTCAGATGCGTTCTTTGCTATCAATCTTTTCATCGAGGAGCGAATGAGCTCTTCCTTTGGAATGAACCCGAAAAAGTGAAAACCAGAAACTTTCAAAAGGTGCATGACAGGGATCATTCCAACGAGTTTGTTGTCTCTCGCAACATAAACGGTTCTCGTGACGGGATCCTCCAGTATCCTGTCGACGATTTCTTCTATAGGAGTGTCTTCTTCTACAACTGTGGGCTTCAGAGAAATCAATTTGCAGACGTCTTTCACTTTCATGATCTCACCTCAATATCTGATCAACAAATAGACTCCTGACACCAGAAGACTGAGTATGAGCACGGGAAAACCTATCTTGAAATACTCCCAGAAGGTTATATGCTTTCTGTCTGCTATGAGAGAGGTTCCTACCACATTCGCGGATGCACCGATCAGAGTTCCGTTTCCTCCGAGACACGCTCCCAGAGAAAGAGCCCACCAGAGGGGCCTCAGATCAGAAAACGTTTCCGGAGCCAGAACCGCGAGTTTCTTTATCACTGGAATCATGGTGGCAGTGAACGGTATGTTGTCAACGAAAGCGGAACTCAACCCAGATATTCCCAGAATTGATATCAGGGTGCCTTCCATTTTCCCTTTTGAAAGCCTGATGACGAGTTCTGATATTTTTTCGAGAACACCGGCCTCTTCAAGGGCACCAACGACAAGGAAAAGACCTATGAAGAAAAAGATA
This window encodes:
- the panD gene encoding aspartate 1-decarboxylase → MLNIYLKSKIHMAKITRKEVYYEGSIEVDEELMEKAGISEGEVVLVVNVNNAARFVTYVIKGKRGSREINLYGAAARLGEEGDRVIIMAFTFSDKPVKAKTIVLNEKNEIIQEK
- a CDS encoding class I SAM-dependent methyltransferase yields the protein MGIIYKRFARVFHEGPYTSFSRRIAKNFTKILENFHVRGKKVLDVACGEGTFAVEIAKQGFEVVGIDLSPEMLEFARKRAKEESVPVVFLKKDMRELDFHEEFDIVTCWFDSLNYLLDYSDLKKTFEKVHEALKAGGALLFDMNTVYGLLMANQEGPVYIQQDGKDIFEVQTIEFELEESIATFYVTVFERKQGNLWERFDEIHRERGYRVKEIAYALSDAGFVFSFYEDLLSKSPLTSYSRRLWCVARKVSAG
- a CDS encoding CBS domain-containing protein, translating into MKVKDVCKLISLKPTVVEEDTPIEEIVDRILEDPVTRTVYVARDNKLVGMIPVMHLLKVSGFHFFGFIPKEELIRSSMKRLIAKNASEIMLDPVYVHMDTTLEEALKLMIDNNIQEMPVVDEKGEIVGDLNSLEILLALWKGREK
- the mtaD gene encoding 5-methylthioadenosine/S-adenosylhomocysteine deaminase is translated as MIIGNCLILKDFSSEPFCGAIEIENGMIKRVTQGELKVDLDLSGKLVMPALFNTHTHAPMTLLRGVAEDLSFEEWLFSKVLPIEDRLTEKMAYYGTILAQMEMARHGIAGFVDMYFHEEWIAKAVRDFGMRALLTRGLVDSNGDDGGRLEENLKLYNEWNGFEERILVGFGPHSPYLCTREYLKRIFDVAKSLNAPVTIHLYETSRENYDLEDILNIGLKEVKTIAAHCVHLPERYFDVLKDIPFFVSHNPTSNLKLGNGIAPVQRMAEHGMKVTLGTDGAASNNSLNLFFEMRLASLLQKAQNPRNLDVNTCLKMATYDGAQAMGFKSGKIEEGWNADLVVIDLDLPEMFPVQNIKNHLVHAFSGEVFATMVAGKWIYFDGEYPTIDSEEVKRELARIEKELYSS
- a CDS encoding PadR family transcriptional regulator, encoding MRHRGGRGFRGWWLASTILLLVAEKPSHGYELAERLSEFGIEIPGIGHMGNIYRVLSDLEESGLLSTERDTTVRPPRKIYRITLQGKLYLKEILRSLEDMKRRIETLEERIKRVLQEE
- a CDS encoding RluA family pseudouridine synthase gives rise to the protein MRVEVTKENFYRRLDKFLRNQLKDVPLSVIYKLIRKGKVYVNGKRVKDPSFDLEEGDVVEFRYVNLENLPKRSEKKDLTPVPMKLDVLYEGKHYLVLNKPPNIAIHPGKGVHVATLIEGLLHYGQEKGFSPFLVHRLDKDTSGLLVVAKDREAARILTELFKDRNIEKEYVTLVRGTPENNMKITIPLDGQEAISEIVSVKSLRDVSLLRVKIHTGRKHQIRRHLSQIGFPVVGDDTYGDRHFNREFRKRYGLKRLFLHSYRMKFIDPWTEEEKDFRAPLPDDLLSVLNFLEERSDEWLEEFLS